The Dokdonia donghaensis DSW-1 DNA window CGCTCTTGAATGTAAATTCAAAAAACGTCGTACTAATAAGAAGTAGCTAGCAGTAAGACTTATTAATACAATTAATACAATTAAAATTTGAATTGACATTGCTAGAGTATAAGTAGAATAAACTACTAAACAACATAATAACTGTATAAAACCATATATCAAAGAAGTTTCTATATGAGATAATTTATTAGAATCTACAATTATCTGATACAAGTGGTGTCTGTGGGCCTCAGATAATTTTTCTTTCATCTTAATTCTTCTTACAATAGTAAGTACGCTATCTACTCCATATACTGCAACTAACAATAGGCTCACTGGGGCTTTTGTAACGACATAAAATTTGTAAACAAGAAAAAATATAACTAAAGACAACGAAATGCTGCCTACATCTCCAGAGAAAAAAAGTGCCTTCTTTCTAAAATTATAAAATCCAAAAATCACTAATGAAAATAGTAAATATGCTAATAACTCTTCGTTCACAAAAATTATTTGAGTCGTATTAAAGAATAATAAAAAGCCTACAATAACAATAGAATAAATACCAGTTAAAGCATTGATGCCATCCATAAAATTATATGCATTTATAAAACCTACACCTATTATGAGCAACAAAATTAGAGATAAAACAGGTAAATTAAAACTTACTTGATAGATAGTCATAGCTGCCGCAATAAATTGAACGGGCAATCTCATAGATGGTGGAAGTGGTTTCAAATCATCGACAAAACTAACTAAAGCTATAATCGTTGTTCCTATAAATAAATAAGGATATAAAAATCCACTTGTAATAAAAAATATAAGTAAAGCGATGTAAAATATAATACCCCCTCCTCTAATTGTTATTTGAGTATGTGAACTTCTGTGGTTGGGTTTATCAATAATGTTAAATCTATCTGCTAGCTTATAATAACTAAAAGATAGTACTACCAATAAAATAAATACTATAATATATGTCATTGGGTCACTTTAAAAGATTTTATAGTAGCTGTTAACCCAGCTTTAGTATCAAAAGGTTTGTTAATTTTCAAAACAGTTTTTATTTTACTATTACTCACTTCGTAGGACTCTGTAAGTTTT harbors:
- a CDS encoding MraY family glycosyltransferase, which encodes MTYIIVFILLVVLSFSYYKLADRFNIIDKPNHRSSHTQITIRGGGIIFYIALLIFFITSGFLYPYLFIGTTIIALVSFVDDLKPLPPSMRLPVQFIAAAMTIYQVSFNLPVLSLILLLIIGVGFINAYNFMDGINALTGIYSIVIVGFLLFFNTTQIIFVNEELLAYLLFSLVIFGFYNFRKKALFFSGDVGSISLSLVIFFLVYKFYVVTKAPVSLLLVAVYGVDSVLTIVRRIKMKEKLSEAHRHHLYQIIVDSNKLSHIETSLIYGFIQLLCCLVVYSTYTLAMSIQILIVLIVLISLTASYFLLVRRFLNLHSRAV